In Streptomyces sp. NBC_01381, a genomic segment contains:
- a CDS encoding N-acetyltransferase has protein sequence MIRPYRPTDAHALRARINADRPPGQPACTAQTLDEALRGNSTRDTACWQELDAPRTDVLVDHRDSVTGAVSYAIRRRDDAVVVLWMHCREEATASGLLIDHVLEQARLRTVHAFEFASAFSSLEGLPAQHRATTRRVLTAAGFTQRDLWRYLRAELPITGLKRLANYSTSPTKDQAGRHLMVQDAGTLIAEATISNPVDGIGVLRWLHVEPEARRQGLGTAVLASALDLLAGLGAREVVAFVDDDAPGDPERDRSAANALYDAVGFTEVDRLLSFTRRP, from the coding sequence GTGATCCGTCCCTACCGCCCCACCGATGCCCACGCTCTTAGAGCTCGCATCAACGCCGATCGCCCCCCGGGTCAGCCAGCCTGCACAGCGCAGACCCTCGACGAGGCACTGCGCGGCAACTCCACCCGTGACACGGCGTGCTGGCAGGAACTCGACGCGCCCCGCACCGACGTACTGGTAGACCACCGGGACTCCGTGACCGGAGCCGTCTCGTATGCGATCCGGCGCCGCGATGACGCTGTGGTCGTGCTGTGGATGCACTGCCGCGAAGAGGCCACGGCAAGCGGCCTGCTCATTGACCATGTTCTCGAGCAGGCCCGGCTCCGCACGGTCCACGCCTTCGAGTTCGCCTCCGCCTTCTCCAGCCTGGAAGGGCTCCCCGCGCAGCATCGAGCCACCACACGACGTGTCCTCACAGCCGCGGGATTCACGCAGCGTGACCTGTGGCGCTACCTGCGAGCAGAACTCCCCATCACCGGACTCAAGCGCCTGGCCAACTACTCGACGAGCCCCACAAAAGACCAGGCAGGCAGACACCTAATGGTCCAGGATGCCGGCACCTTGATCGCGGAGGCCACCATCAGCAATCCCGTCGACGGCATAGGTGTTCTCCGCTGGCTGCACGTCGAACCAGAAGCGCGACGACAAGGCCTCGGCACGGCGGTCCTCGCCTCCGCCCTGGACCTGCTGGCTGGCCTCGGAGCCCGAGAAGTAGTCGCCTTCGTCGACGACGATGCCCCTGGAGACCCTGAACGTGACCGCAGCGCGGCCAACGCCCTCTACGACGCCGTGGGCTTCACAGAGGTAGACCGCCTGCTCTCGTTCACACGAAGGCCCTGA
- a CDS encoding ATP-binding protein, which translates to MGAPLDDEAQCNLELLAGEVIANAVTHTEAPCAVFVLRTDRRVRVEVTDVDAEFPTPVRATPDDEGGRGLLLVQALSAAWGRRPDSAGKTVWFEVAVASASSDSVASPRGSCPQAGSPAQDGPPCSPPDAPGAGLATLDGSTGHHAA; encoded by the coding sequence CTGGGCGCGCCACTCGATGATGAGGCCCAGTGCAATCTGGAGTTGCTGGCTGGCGAGGTGATCGCCAACGCCGTCACTCACACGGAGGCGCCGTGCGCCGTCTTCGTGCTTCGCACGGATCGACGGGTTCGCGTGGAGGTCACTGACGTCGACGCCGAGTTCCCGACCCCGGTGCGTGCGACGCCGGATGATGAGGGCGGCCGCGGGCTCCTCCTGGTGCAGGCACTCTCCGCAGCTTGGGGGAGACGTCCTGACTCGGCAGGAAAGACCGTCTGGTTCGAGGTCGCCGTGGCTTCCGCCTCCTCGGACTCTGTGGCCTCTCCTCGGGGCTCATGTCCGCAGGCTGGTAGCCCGGCCCAGGATGGGCCCCCTTGCTCTCCCCCGGATGCGCCAGGAGCGGGTCTGGCCACCCTCGACGGCAGTACAGGCCATCACGCGGCCTGA
- a CDS encoding NUDIX domain-containing protein has translation MPRTEFWNAPNAPTANTLIPASNMLVVRDEDGAILLQRRRDTGQWALPGGAQDIGESPAACAVRECFEETGIRAEATGLLGVYSPPQHIVAYDDGEIRQAYEVTVIGKPIGGEPTINDEADCVEWVLPDELDTFDIHPSMRRQIDHYLRGNYPHVD, from the coding sequence GTGCCGCGCACAGAATTCTGGAACGCTCCCAACGCCCCGACAGCCAACACCCTTATCCCAGCATCCAACATGCTGGTCGTCCGCGACGAAGACGGCGCTATCCTCCTCCAACGACGCCGTGACACCGGCCAGTGGGCCCTCCCCGGAGGGGCACAGGACATCGGAGAATCCCCAGCCGCGTGCGCCGTTCGGGAATGCTTCGAGGAAACGGGAATCAGAGCCGAAGCAACCGGGCTGCTGGGCGTCTACTCGCCACCCCAGCACATCGTCGCCTACGACGACGGAGAGATCCGACAGGCCTACGAAGTCACCGTTATCGGAAAGCCCATCGGCGGTGAGCCAACCATCAACGACGAAGCGGACTGCGTCGAATGGGTCCTCCCCGATGAACTCGACACGTTCGACATTCACCCCTCCATGCGCCGGCAGATCGACCACTACCTGCGCGGGAACTACCCCCACGTGGACTGA
- a CDS encoding Lsr2 family protein: MAQKVVTTYVDDLTGEESSEIATHSILIDGAGVEIDLTDENYEKLLELLNPYLQADGARRIRGGSKAKGKSKAASGGKDDSSAIRAWAKANGFEVSDRGRVPSNVREAFENAR, from the coding sequence ATGGCCCAGAAGGTAGTCACAACATATGTGGACGACTTGACCGGCGAGGAATCGTCGGAAATCGCCACGCACAGCATCCTCATTGACGGAGCGGGGGTCGAGATCGACCTCACGGATGAGAACTACGAGAAGCTCCTTGAGCTCCTGAACCCGTACCTGCAGGCTGACGGCGCTCGCAGGATCCGTGGGGGCTCGAAAGCGAAGGGGAAGTCCAAGGCGGCCTCTGGCGGCAAGGACGACTCGTCGGCAATCCGCGCTTGGGCTAAGGCGAACGGCTTCGAAGTCAGCGATCGCGGCCGTGTGCCCAGCAACGTCCGTGAGGCGTTCGAGAACGCTCGCTGA
- a CDS encoding non-canonical purine NTP pyrophosphatase, whose amino-acid sequence MSGHVLAMCTGNPGKFRTAQEHLAPWGIEIEQVPMELDEIQTVSVEEIARHKAQQAFARLGRPLFVEDSGFYIDEFGGWPGPMVKHALEALGPGGLTHLADRTKERVCRFVSAAVYVDASGDFHVFADDTRQPGTIALEPARGEGERAWSDLWSIFVPQGAATTLSALPSTEQDRCFAEWRKASVVAALGAWLTHGQ is encoded by the coding sequence GTGTCCGGTCATGTCTTGGCGATGTGCACGGGAAACCCAGGCAAGTTTCGTACCGCGCAGGAGCATCTGGCTCCATGGGGCATCGAGATCGAGCAGGTGCCCATGGAACTGGATGAGATCCAAACGGTGTCGGTTGAGGAGATCGCTCGGCACAAGGCTCAGCAGGCTTTCGCTCGCCTGGGCCGGCCTCTGTTCGTAGAAGATTCCGGTTTCTACATCGACGAGTTCGGTGGGTGGCCCGGGCCCATGGTCAAACATGCTCTGGAGGCATTGGGGCCTGGCGGGCTGACTCATCTGGCAGACCGTACGAAGGAACGGGTGTGCCGGTTCGTGAGCGCCGCTGTCTACGTGGATGCGTCAGGAGACTTCCACGTCTTCGCCGATGACACGAGGCAGCCGGGAACCATCGCCCTGGAGCCTGCGCGTGGGGAGGGAGAGCGGGCGTGGTCTGACCTGTGGTCGATCTTTGTACCCCAGGGTGCTGCAACGACTCTGTCTGCGCTCCCCTCCACCGAGCAGGACCGGTGCTTCGCTGAATGGCGGAAGGCCTCAGTCGTCGCGGCGCTGGGTGCGTGGCTTACGCACGGGCAGTGA
- a CDS encoding flavoprotein, whose amino-acid sequence MGGGFAVRPVVHLVGCGTRPTGDLPGFAAALRGDGWDPYIVPSPVGLRFLDVAAAEGESQHAVHWDFVPDAPEELPQAQAVVVAPATFNTITKLAVGAADTLALAVAAEAIGARRPVVVAPWANASLSSHPVYARSLRALQEWGVIVLPGDQTQPFPWTPLREHLARIRTGLVAEFDGA is encoded by the coding sequence GTGGGAGGAGGCTTTGCTGTGCGCCCTGTGGTTCATCTCGTCGGTTGCGGCACACGTCCAACCGGGGATCTTCCCGGCTTCGCGGCTGCGCTTCGGGGCGATGGCTGGGACCCGTACATCGTGCCCAGCCCCGTAGGGCTGCGCTTCCTCGATGTCGCGGCCGCTGAGGGCGAGTCGCAGCACGCAGTGCACTGGGACTTCGTCCCCGATGCGCCCGAGGAGTTGCCGCAGGCTCAGGCCGTGGTCGTGGCACCTGCGACGTTCAATACGATCACGAAGCTCGCCGTCGGGGCCGCCGATACCCTCGCTCTGGCCGTGGCCGCTGAGGCGATCGGCGCGCGACGCCCCGTCGTGGTGGCGCCGTGGGCCAACGCCAGCCTGAGCAGCCACCCCGTGTACGCGAGATCGCTGCGCGCACTCCAGGAGTGGGGAGTGATCGTGCTGCCCGGTGATCAAACCCAGCCGTTCCCGTGGACGCCGCTTCGCGAGCATCTCGCCCGCATCCGGACCGGACTCGTCGCCGAATTCGACGGTGCCTGA
- a CDS encoding N-acetylmuramoyl-L-alanine amidase: MATPITANRLAAALRAEGVRVVERSGWKTHNRNHKGPWGPVNGVMIHHTVTSGTSNTVGIVERGYEGLPGPLCHGMIAKDGTVHLIGQGRTNHAGRGDGDVLRAVIAERALPAANEADTDGNTHFYGFECENLGDGHDPWPPTQLDAIERAATALCRAHGWSAASVIGHKEWQPGKVDPKGFTMAWLRERVAGRLKSKPSGGSSGGGSQGASGSTYVVKGGETLSGIGKKLGVSWERLAQVNKITAPYVITPGQKLTVPGKAAGGTYTPPPFPNGLAPGRSSPSAKSLQMALKDTGWLDRSVPLADNYGPQTQKAVTGFNRKHNLFTTGRPNDPAIGRRGWDLLHQLAYGN, translated from the coding sequence GTGGCGACACCTATCACTGCCAACCGTCTCGCTGCCGCACTGCGCGCCGAAGGCGTGCGAGTGGTGGAACGGTCAGGTTGGAAGACCCACAACAGGAATCACAAGGGTCCGTGGGGTCCGGTGAACGGGGTGATGATCCACCACACCGTGACCTCCGGCACCAGCAATACCGTCGGCATTGTCGAGCGCGGATATGAGGGTCTCCCGGGTCCGCTGTGCCACGGCATGATCGCCAAGGACGGCACGGTGCACCTGATCGGACAGGGGCGCACCAACCATGCCGGCCGGGGCGACGGTGATGTTCTGCGGGCCGTGATCGCGGAGCGTGCGCTGCCTGCAGCGAACGAGGCTGATACGGACGGCAATACGCACTTCTACGGCTTCGAGTGCGAGAACCTCGGCGACGGCCACGATCCTTGGCCGCCCACACAGTTGGACGCTATCGAGCGGGCTGCTACCGCACTGTGCCGGGCGCACGGCTGGAGCGCGGCGAGCGTGATCGGGCACAAGGAGTGGCAGCCCGGAAAGGTTGACCCTAAGGGCTTCACCATGGCCTGGCTGCGTGAACGGGTTGCTGGACGTCTGAAGTCCAAGCCGAGCGGTGGTAGTTCAGGCGGTGGCTCGCAGGGTGCCAGCGGTTCGACGTATGTCGTCAAGGGCGGGGAGACGCTCTCCGGCATCGGCAAGAAGCTCGGTGTCAGCTGGGAGCGCCTTGCTCAGGTCAACAAGATCACAGCCCCGTACGTCATCACGCCTGGCCAGAAGCTCACCGTCCCCGGGAAGGCAGCGGGGGGCACGTACACGCCGCCTCCGTTTCCGAACGGTCTTGCTCCGGGCCGCTCGTCACCGTCTGCGAAGAGCCTGCAAATGGCACTGAAGGACACCGGCTGGCTCGACCGGTCGGTGCCGCTCGCCGACAACTACGGCCCCCAGACACAGAAGGCCGTGACCGGCTTCAACCGCAAGCACAACCTGTTCACCACCGGCCGCCCCAACGATCCGGCGATCGGCCGCCGCGGCTGGGACCTCCTGCACCAACTCGCCTACGGGAACTGA
- a CDS encoding phage tail tape measure protein gives MRQLRHGLLGARQEAHHLRGLLVGGGIVAGLAEIAKEGNEYQRAINKWGAVTNASGLEMVQAAAKARELGADLKIPGTSAAKAADSMLELAKAGQTSTSSIANARAAMQLAAADNLSAADAARYLGDVMDQFGLSSNNAGRAADVLAASANAASGGLQDIYYAMSYTGPVAAQLGISIEDTSAAVAMLARSGILGSKAGTSLRGMLTNLSRPTARMKRGLAELGIEAWDTQGNFKGLRTVIEGFEQAQNRMSQKDFLGSLADVVGKPALAGASALAHQGVESFDQMHTAIARTGAAGEIAASQTKGLAGAVSQLKTQASNTGQVLYTAAAPGLEKVTRLLTSGMAAATPGMAAAIDYVHDLYTLAGPSVSKAVSAGFAEVGASLGGLGGPLKDLAFDAAAAGFNVLINGGRAVIDILRNVGSAVSPVADAISDVAEEADAGGTALDIIVTALNLVSSAARTVSGALVPIGHVVAGLVRGFGALPGPVQTAIIAMLMARRVAPMMSRLGQTVSGPVVGAYRSLGDQMKLQQTLAAAQGQSIGRIGQALAVMQTRIPVVGQMASAFRNANGPITGVARAIGTGVGGAARGLMGALGGPWGVALAAAGVGLSMLASHQQKAAQAAAEHQSRISSLTQALRESNGAVTESVRTAAAQQLMDTKVLDGKERLVDVMKTAGVPIKQLTDAYLSQDDGLAQLQKRMEDVAAINLEPVKGGGVMYNDVGQRAHDAAEALGSVKGEMSEAVQDARDLADVNGAAGRSAGDAVGPFGKFSDAMRRLSDTTADADTRARALHDALNILAGGSVNLSAAEARLNRSVSDAAEALKGGVDNAQGYGKSLLNMDGSLSTVTRNGQKLYDLLQGLSTNSADAALAAYQYAEANGKSVPEALQAAQKQMETARDSAISTAEGFGLSAEAAAKLADNAGLVPSQVSILLQTAGMDEAMAELIAVQQALKAQPDKKTITISTLSNDAREDLEKLGFKIKDLKDRRVEVTAPTDLARTDLDSLIAKIAQTPGGKHVNVTASTQATIDSLEAVKQKIAGVPGGKSVTVSAPTGAARKQLEDLGFKIAEVPGSKNVTVTVPTTGATDAASRIQGAINGISGRSIGIGVFLKPTSSDRDGNGVPDLIQAPQARGSVLDFYANGGVRENHVAQIAPAGAMRVWAEPETHGEAYVPLAAGKRPRSKAIVEEVVRRFGGDVEWYAGGGLSNWSYQPLGDSGFGISEVVSKSQRKGKGGNEHFDLGMFERNLRRSVRTASAWRNDLATVSRRAGTDVAKALEEMGEDGVALTRKMARGSNKYVKSMAAQLTKLAGTAKATLGDYTGQLQNAVKDSTTFQNNLAKLASSGYGALATRLAEQGDENAEVLAAQAVRDKKKAKQANSAAQAAGKTLDSDQLGDFVKLIGALAKGRGIHSVAESAGIDEDRLIEIANKAKGQIKKTGKADRFLADLVKANAGKAYADGGVWEPGVYSSQRGLIKFAEPETGGESYIPHAAAKRGRATGVLAETADRFGCGLAPRRLVNATDGRARVVVVHQAPAIGQQTIHVTRAGANADDIASTVAYQMRRARRGGVLR, from the coding sequence ATGCGGCAGCTCCGTCACGGGCTGCTCGGCGCCCGCCAGGAAGCCCACCACCTCCGTGGCCTGTTGGTCGGCGGAGGAATTGTTGCCGGGCTCGCGGAGATCGCGAAAGAAGGCAACGAGTACCAGCGTGCGATCAACAAGTGGGGCGCGGTCACCAACGCTTCCGGCCTGGAGATGGTGCAGGCCGCGGCGAAGGCCCGCGAGCTTGGCGCCGACCTCAAGATTCCCGGCACGTCCGCGGCGAAGGCCGCGGACTCGATGCTGGAGCTGGCCAAGGCCGGCCAGACCAGTACGTCGTCCATCGCGAACGCGCGGGCTGCGATGCAGCTCGCCGCGGCCGACAACCTCTCGGCTGCGGACGCCGCCCGGTATCTGGGCGACGTCATGGACCAGTTCGGGCTCAGCTCGAACAACGCAGGCCGTGCCGCCGATGTGCTGGCAGCGTCGGCGAACGCCGCCTCTGGCGGGCTGCAGGACATCTACTACGCGATGTCCTACACGGGCCCGGTCGCCGCCCAGCTGGGCATCTCGATCGAGGACACGTCGGCTGCGGTGGCGATGCTGGCCCGCTCCGGCATCCTCGGCTCCAAGGCAGGCACGTCCCTGCGCGGGATGCTCACCAACCTGTCCCGGCCCACGGCCCGGATGAAGCGGGGCCTGGCCGAGCTCGGCATCGAAGCGTGGGACACGCAGGGCAATTTCAAGGGCCTGCGTACGGTCATCGAGGGCTTCGAGCAGGCCCAGAACCGGATGTCTCAGAAGGACTTCCTGGGTTCCCTCGCCGACGTGGTCGGCAAGCCTGCACTCGCGGGTGCGTCGGCGCTGGCGCACCAGGGTGTCGAGTCTTTCGACCAGATGCACACGGCCATCGCCCGTACCGGCGCGGCCGGGGAGATCGCCGCATCGCAGACCAAGGGGCTGGCGGGTGCGGTCAGCCAGCTCAAGACCCAAGCCTCGAACACCGGGCAGGTCCTCTACACGGCGGCCGCACCCGGCCTGGAGAAGGTCACACGCCTCCTGACCTCCGGGATGGCCGCTGCCACTCCCGGCATGGCGGCCGCCATCGACTACGTGCACGACCTGTACACGTTGGCCGGCCCGTCGGTGTCCAAGGCTGTCTCGGCGGGCTTTGCCGAGGTCGGTGCTTCGCTGGGCGGTTTGGGCGGGCCGCTGAAGGACCTTGCCTTCGACGCCGCAGCTGCGGGGTTCAACGTCCTCATCAACGGCGGCCGCGCCGTCATCGACATCCTGCGCAACGTCGGCTCCGCCGTCTCCCCCGTCGCCGACGCCATCAGCGATGTGGCCGAGGAGGCCGATGCGGGCGGGACCGCGCTCGACATCATCGTCACCGCACTGAACCTGGTCTCGTCGGCTGCTCGCACGGTGTCGGGTGCGCTGGTCCCGATCGGGCATGTCGTGGCCGGACTGGTGCGCGGGTTCGGGGCGCTGCCGGGGCCAGTACAGACGGCGATCATCGCGATGCTCATGGCGCGCCGTGTCGCACCCATGATGTCGCGGCTCGGACAGACCGTGTCCGGGCCCGTCGTGGGCGCATATCGGTCCCTCGGGGACCAGATGAAACTCCAGCAGACACTCGCAGCCGCGCAGGGACAGTCCATCGGCCGGATCGGCCAGGCCCTCGCGGTGATGCAGACCCGCATTCCGGTAGTGGGTCAGATGGCATCCGCGTTCCGCAACGCCAACGGACCGATCACCGGAGTGGCGCGTGCGATCGGCACTGGTGTCGGTGGAGCGGCCCGCGGCCTCATGGGTGCACTCGGCGGACCGTGGGGTGTGGCGCTCGCCGCCGCAGGCGTCGGGCTGTCGATGCTCGCCTCCCACCAGCAGAAAGCCGCCCAGGCGGCGGCCGAGCACCAGTCGCGGATCAGCAGCCTCACCCAGGCGCTGCGCGAGTCGAACGGCGCCGTGACAGAGAGCGTCCGTACCGCAGCCGCGCAGCAGTTGATGGACACCAAGGTCCTCGACGGCAAGGAGCGCCTGGTCGACGTCATGAAGACGGCCGGGGTGCCCATCAAGCAGCTCACGGACGCCTACCTCAGCCAGGACGACGGCCTGGCACAGCTCCAGAAGCGCATGGAGGACGTCGCCGCGATCAACCTGGAGCCGGTCAAGGGCGGCGGCGTCATGTACAACGACGTGGGCCAGCGCGCACATGATGCTGCGGAGGCCCTCGGCTCCGTCAAGGGTGAGATGTCCGAGGCCGTGCAGGATGCCCGCGATCTTGCTGACGTGAATGGTGCCGCGGGCCGGTCCGCAGGCGATGCGGTGGGTCCGTTCGGGAAGTTCTCTGACGCGATGCGCCGCCTGTCGGACACCACGGCAGACGCCGATACCCGTGCCCGAGCCCTCCATGACGCGCTGAACATCCTGGCTGGCGGCTCGGTGAATCTGTCCGCGGCCGAGGCACGGTTGAACCGGTCGGTGTCGGATGCGGCCGAGGCGTTGAAGGGGGGCGTCGACAACGCGCAGGGGTACGGCAAGTCCCTGTTGAACATGGATGGTTCGCTGTCCACGGTCACCCGCAACGGGCAGAAGCTGTACGACCTGCTGCAGGGCCTGTCGACGAACTCCGCAGATGCTGCGCTCGCGGCCTACCAGTACGCGGAGGCGAACGGGAAGTCCGTTCCGGAGGCGTTGCAGGCCGCGCAGAAGCAGATGGAGACGGCCCGCGATTCGGCGATCTCCACTGCTGAGGGCTTCGGCTTGTCCGCCGAGGCGGCCGCGAAGCTCGCCGACAACGCCGGTCTGGTCCCCTCGCAGGTGTCGATCCTGCTGCAGACGGCCGGCATGGACGAGGCGATGGCTGAACTCATCGCTGTGCAGCAGGCGTTGAAGGCTCAGCCGGACAAGAAGACCATCACGATCTCCACGCTGTCGAACGATGCGCGCGAGGATCTTGAGAAGCTCGGCTTCAAGATCAAGGACTTGAAAGACCGCAGGGTGGAGGTCACCGCCCCCACGGACCTGGCGCGCACGGATCTGGACTCCCTGATCGCGAAGATCGCGCAGACGCCGGGCGGCAAGCACGTCAACGTGACTGCTTCGACGCAGGCGACGATCGACAGCCTGGAGGCGGTTAAGCAGAAGATTGCCGGTGTCCCGGGCGGTAAGAGCGTCACGGTGAGCGCGCCGACTGGGGCGGCTCGTAAGCAGCTTGAGGACCTCGGTTTCAAGATCGCCGAGGTGCCGGGCAGTAAGAACGTCACCGTCACCGTGCCCACGACCGGAGCTACGGACGCGGCGAGCCGAATCCAGGGCGCGATCAATGGGATCAGTGGCCGGTCAATCGGCATCGGAGTCTTTCTGAAGCCGACGAGTTCAGACCGGGACGGCAACGGCGTCCCGGACTTGATCCAGGCCCCGCAGGCGCGTGGGTCTGTCCTCGACTTCTATGCGAACGGTGGTGTGCGCGAGAACCACGTCGCGCAGATCGCACCGGCCGGTGCGATGCGGGTGTGGGCGGAGCCCGAGACACACGGCGAGGCCTACGTGCCGTTGGCCGCAGGCAAGCGGCCCCGCAGTAAGGCCATCGTCGAGGAGGTCGTGCGGCGCTTCGGCGGCGATGTCGAGTGGTACGCGGGCGGCGGGTTGTCGAATTGGTCGTACCAGCCCCTCGGTGATTCCGGGTTCGGGATCTCTGAGGTCGTCTCCAAGTCGCAGCGCAAGGGCAAGGGCGGCAACGAGCACTTCGACCTGGGCATGTTCGAGCGGAACCTGCGCCGCTCGGTGCGTACCGCCTCGGCTTGGCGCAACGACCTTGCGACCGTGTCCCGACGGGCCGGTACCGATGTCGCCAAGGCGTTGGAGGAGATGGGTGAGGACGGTGTTGCGCTCACCCGCAAGATGGCCCGCGGCTCCAACAAGTACGTGAAGTCGATGGCCGCGCAGCTCACCAAGCTCGCCGGCACCGCGAAGGCGACACTGGGCGACTACACAGGCCAGCTCCAGAACGCGGTCAAGGACTCCACGACCTTCCAGAACAACCTCGCCAAACTGGCCTCCAGCGGGTACGGGGCCTTGGCGACGCGGCTGGCCGAGCAGGGCGACGAGAACGCTGAGGTGCTCGCCGCGCAGGCCGTGCGCGACAAGAAGAAGGCGAAGCAGGCCAACAGCGCGGCCCAGGCTGCCGGGAAGACTCTCGATTCGGATCAGCTCGGCGACTTCGTGAAGCTCATCGGTGCCCTGGCCAAGGGGCGTGGCATTCATTCGGTGGCCGAGTCGGCGGGGATCGACGAGGACCGGCTCATCGAGATCGCCAACAAGGCAAAGGGGCAGATAAAGAAAACGGGCAAGGCCGACCGGTTCCTCGCCGATCTCGTCAAGGCCAACGCGGGCAAGGCGTATGCCGACGGCGGCGTTTGGGAGCCGGGCGTCTACTCCTCTCAGCGTGGGCTGATCAAGTTCGCGGAGCCGGAGACGGGCGGCGAGTCCTACATTCCGCACGCTGCTGCGAAGCGGGGCCGGGCTACGGGGGTCCTTGCCGAGACCGCGGACCGGTTCGGGTGCGGGTTGGCTCCACGCCGCCTCGTCAATGCCACCGATGGGCGTGCGCGGGTCGTGGTCGTGCATCAGGCACCGGCGATCGGCCAGCAGACCATCCACGTCACTCGCGCCGGAGCGAACGCCGACGACATTGCCTCCACGGTCGCCTATCAGATGCGCCGGGCCCGCCGAGGAGGCGTCCTGCGATGA
- a CDS encoding HK97 gp10 family phage protein, with protein sequence MAGGTQPEAGGEVSGGAFRDPSQLAAALNRGGKGAVSAAETAMRHGAKALVVQVQRNASGRPGPRVITGKYRASWQSDVHRAGPVIVAEVGTSAPQGRRLEFGFVGVDSLGRHYNQPPFPHLGPAVNAFGPLLVRELRTAVSGAL encoded by the coding sequence GTGGCTGGAGGAACACAACCGGAAGCCGGTGGCGAAGTGAGCGGCGGAGCGTTTCGCGATCCATCCCAGCTGGCAGCAGCGTTGAACCGTGGTGGCAAGGGAGCGGTGTCCGCGGCTGAGACCGCGATGCGGCACGGTGCGAAGGCGCTGGTGGTTCAGGTGCAGCGCAATGCGTCGGGTCGGCCCGGACCTCGGGTGATCACCGGCAAGTACCGGGCGTCTTGGCAGTCCGATGTGCACAGGGCCGGGCCCGTCATCGTTGCGGAAGTCGGCACAAGTGCTCCGCAGGGAAGGCGTCTGGAGTTCGGGTTCGTGGGCGTCGACAGCCTCGGCCGCCACTACAACCAGCCTCCGTTCCCGCACCTCGGGCCAGCAGTCAATGCGTTCGGGCCGCTCCTCGTACGGGAGCTTCGCACAGCGGTCTCGGGGGCGTTGTGA
- a CDS encoding DUF6093 family protein — protein MLDQSGLVRFAERHLMPDKVQVSRGSGEDVLDPGTGDLVPAPPAVVYEDKAGLYAHQERIRSRGSGQDGAYVQEVRAGYRLLLPLEAPEVWENDTVLIVEARDEQAVGRTYRVSALGEVSSFPVLRTVWLEEHNRKPVAK, from the coding sequence GTGCTTGATCAGTCGGGTCTCGTCCGCTTTGCGGAGCGCCATCTGATGCCGGACAAGGTGCAGGTCAGCCGGGGCAGCGGCGAGGACGTGCTGGACCCGGGAACGGGTGACCTTGTGCCAGCCCCTCCGGCGGTCGTGTACGAGGACAAGGCCGGTCTGTACGCGCACCAGGAGCGGATCCGCAGCAGGGGGTCGGGGCAGGACGGCGCGTACGTCCAGGAGGTGCGTGCCGGGTACCGGCTGCTCCTGCCTCTTGAGGCTCCGGAAGTGTGGGAGAACGACACCGTTCTGATCGTTGAGGCTCGCGACGAGCAAGCGGTCGGCCGCACGTACAGGGTGTCGGCGTTGGGCGAGGTGTCGTCGTTCCCAGTGCTGCGCACGGTGTGGCTGGAGGAACACAACCGGAAGCCGGTGGCGAAGTGA